From one Thermatribacter velox genomic stretch:
- a CDS encoding DUF6512 family protein, with protein sequence MNTLGKVLLYLGIYALLHFAYEVTGIETFKPISGVDESVFEHLKIGFYAYFFASIIEYFLMRRKKLLSNFWTSRMFATIFVPWSIVIIWYLAPALIGKFGLQAELTWALTVTFLSGIIARQVEKALEFRELPTGFGLSVLVLFVVALVFFSVFTYQKPWIDLFVDPLTLGSH encoded by the coding sequence TTGAACACGCTTGGAAAAGTGTTGCTTTATCTCGGTATCTATGCTCTGCTCCACTTTGCCTATGAGGTGACTGGCATTGAAACGTTCAAACCTATCTCAGGCGTAGATGAATCAGTATTCGAGCATCTCAAAATCGGTTTCTACGCCTACTTCTTTGCGAGTATAATTGAATACTTTCTGATGAGAAGAAAGAAGCTGCTTTCAAATTTCTGGACTTCACGGATGTTCGCTACCATCTTTGTTCCCTGGTCCATAGTGATTATCTGGTATCTTGCACCGGCTCTGATTGGCAAGTTTGGCTTGCAGGCAGAACTCACCTGGGCACTGACGGTAACTTTTTTATCGGGAATAATCGCCAGGCAGGTAGAAAAAGCACTCGAGTTCAGGGAACTTCCCACAGGTTTTGGTCTCTCTGTTCTGGTTCTGTTTGTTGTTGCTCTGGTCTTCTTTTCTGTTTTCACTTACCAGAAACCCTGGATAGACCTCTTCGTTGACCCACTCACCCTTGGCAGTCACTGA
- a CDS encoding DUF6506 family protein: MAFKTLFLSYAPDADPKKHLSFVDTGKYQLWSVVAKNLEEALRSARELYEKEAIDAITLCPGFTHREVAEIFEALGSKASVSVARGDGPSNQIAQAALQREYFGK; encoded by the coding sequence ATGGCTTTCAAGACTCTTTTTCTCTCTTATGCCCCTGATGCGGACCCCAAAAAGCACCTCTCCTTCGTAGATACTGGCAAATATCAGCTCTGGTCGGTTGTTGCAAAAAACCTGGAAGAAGCGCTGAGAAGTGCTCGTGAACTTTACGAAAAAGAAGCTATTGACGCCATTACTCTTTGTCCGGGATTTACTCACAGGGAAGTAGCAGAAATTTTTGAAGCTCTGGGAAGCAAAGCATCGGTGAGTGTTGCCAGAGGAGATGGACCAAGCAACCAGATTGCCCAGGCCGCACTGCAGAGGGAATATTTTGGAAAGTAA